One Candidatus Gastranaerophilales bacterium genomic region harbors:
- the gyrB gene encoding DNA topoisomerase (ATP-hydrolyzing) subunit B, with product MVTQSNTNYDSSNIRVLEGLEAVRLRPGMYIGSTSQRGLHHCIYEIVDNSIDESLAGYCKHIKVTINKDESVTVEDDGRGIPVDIKAETGKSALEIVHTVLHAGGKFGDGGYKVSGGLHGVGASVVNALSEKMVVEVSRSGFVHRQEYLRGEPIGPVEKTRETEKTGTKSTFWPDPEIFTETTQFDRDVIATRLREMAFLNKGLKISFIDAKTGKEEVFHFEGGIGSYVEFLNKNKEVMFNPPVYMDKTVDGMNVEIAMQYTDAYNESVLSFANNINTHNGGTHLTGFRNAITRVLNDYARKNNILKDSESNLSGDDVREGLTAIVSVKLANPQFEGQTKEKLGNAEVQGAVNDVVRDKFQEWLEFNPKYAKTIIEKTLQAQRAREAARKARELTRRKTVLENSTLPGKLADCSSREPDKCELYIVEGDSAGGSAKQGRNRKFQAILPLRGKILNVEKARLDRIYNNNEIQSMLQAIGVNISKNHEEVELDKIRYHKIIIMTDADVDGAHIRTLMLTFFFRYARPLLENGYVYIAQPPLYKITIGKTSEYLYDDRALDIMLNERGVKGLGLFDKAKAKSCTNEELVTLLGNMSSYYNSFNSPIINAIPSVVIRGLVRSEAEVDDFSDKEKMEKINEYLQHYIKDHADNYGIEDAKNYITTLKYNADTAKYGINLDLGEGAEPILLTSNLVKSTEYKKIKASYPLIRNFLIEEEKTLILDLGTEEVKITSFADLQRIIEERGKKGIALQRFKGLGEMMPQQLWETTMDPAGRTLLRVKMEDAMLCDQLFDILMGDKVEPRRDFIEQNAVYATNIDT from the coding sequence ATGGTAACACAATCAAATACAAATTATGATTCCAGTAATATTAGAGTTTTGGAAGGCTTAGAGGCTGTAAGATTAAGACCGGGTATGTATATCGGTTCTACAAGCCAAAGAGGTCTTCATCACTGTATATATGAAATCGTTGATAATTCAATCGATGAATCTTTAGCAGGATACTGTAAACATATCAAAGTTACAATAAATAAGGATGAAAGCGTCACTGTTGAAGATGATGGGCGTGGTATTCCTGTTGATATCAAAGCTGAAACAGGTAAATCTGCTCTTGAAATTGTTCACACTGTATTGCACGCAGGCGGAAAATTCGGCGACGGCGGATATAAAGTGTCAGGTGGTCTTCACGGCGTTGGTGCGTCTGTTGTAAATGCACTTTCTGAAAAAATGGTCGTTGAAGTTTCAAGAAGCGGATTTGTTCATAGACAAGAATACCTTAGAGGCGAGCCTATTGGTCCCGTTGAGAAAACTAGAGAAACTGAAAAAACAGGTACTAAATCTACTTTTTGGCCTGATCCTGAAATCTTCACCGAAACTACTCAATTCGATAGAGATGTAATCGCTACAAGACTCAGAGAAATGGCTTTCTTGAACAAAGGCTTGAAAATTTCCTTTATAGATGCAAAAACAGGTAAAGAAGAAGTTTTTCACTTTGAGGGCGGAATTGGTAGCTATGTTGAATTCTTGAACAAAAATAAAGAAGTTATGTTTAATCCTCCTGTATATATGGACAAAACAGTCGACGGAATGAATGTTGAAATTGCAATGCAATATACAGATGCTTACAATGAATCTGTTTTGAGCTTCGCAAATAACATCAATACTCACAATGGCGGTACTCATTTGACAGGTTTTAGAAACGCTATTACACGTGTTTTGAACGATTATGCGAGAAAAAACAACATATTAAAAGACTCTGAGTCTAATCTTTCCGGTGATGATGTTAGAGAAGGTTTGACCGCTATAGTTTCTGTTAAACTTGCAAATCCTCAATTTGAAGGTCAAACTAAAGAAAAATTGGGGAATGCAGAAGTTCAAGGTGCTGTAAATGATGTGGTTAGGGATAAGTTTCAAGAATGGCTTGAATTCAACCCTAAATATGCAAAAACTATCATTGAAAAAACATTGCAAGCTCAAAGAGCAAGAGAAGCTGCAAGAAAAGCAAGAGAACTTACAAGAAGAAAAACTGTTCTTGAAAATTCAACGCTACCCGGTAAACTTGCTGACTGCTCTAGCAGAGAACCTGATAAATGTGAGCTATATATAGTCGAGGGTGATTCTGCGGGAGGTTCTGCAAAACAAGGCAGAAACAGAAAATTCCAAGCAATTTTACCTTTGAGAGGTAAAATCTTGAATGTTGAAAAAGCAAGATTGGACAGAATATACAACAATAACGAAATTCAATCCATGCTCCAAGCTATCGGTGTAAATATCAGTAAAAACCACGAAGAAGTCGAACTCGACAAAATCAGATATCATAAAATTATCATAATGACCGATGCTGATGTTGATGGTGCTCACATTAGAACTTTGATGTTGACGTTCTTCTTCAGATATGCTCGTCCGCTTTTAGAAAACGGATATGTATATATTGCACAACCGCCTTTGTATAAAATTACAATTGGCAAAACATCAGAATATTTATACGACGACAGAGCGTTGGATATCATGCTTAATGAGCGTGGTGTTAAAGGGCTCGGACTATTTGATAAAGCAAAAGCAAAATCTTGCACAAACGAAGAATTGGTTACTTTGCTTGGAAATATGTCAAGTTACTATAATTCCTTTAACAGTCCTATTATTAATGCTATTCCTTCTGTCGTAATAAGAGGTTTGGTTCGTTCTGAAGCTGAGGTTGATGATTTTTCTGACAAAGAAAAAATGGAAAAAATTAACGAATATCTTCAACATTATATTAAAGACCACGCTGATAACTACGGTATCGAAGATGCAAAAAATTACATTACAACGTTGAAATATAATGCCGATACTGCAAAATACGGTATTAATCTTGATTTAGGCGAAGGTGCTGAACCAATTTTGCTTACTTCAAATCTTGTTAAATCAACTGAGTACAAGAAAATCAAAGCTTCTTATCCTTTAATTAGAAATTTCTTGATTGAAGAAGAAAAAACATTAATACTAGATTTGGGCACAGAAGAAGTTAAAATTACATCTTTTGCTGATCTTCAAAGAATAATTGAAGAAAGAGGCAAAAAAGGCATTGCTCTACAAAGGTTCAAAGGTTTAGGTGAGATGATGCCTCAGCAATTGTGGGAAACAACAATGGACCCTGCGGGCAGAACTTTATTAAGAGTAAAAATGGAAGATGCGATGCTTTGCGATCAATTATTTGATATTTTAATGGGTGATAAAGTTGAACCAAGACGTGATTTCATCGAACAAAATGCAGTTTATGCGACAAATATTGATACTTAA
- a CDS encoding tetratricopeptide repeat protein, which yields MNIIFNLLKKTVTKVVLLIIVLLFLLSLFVFWGWYEKQYNKVWGYYFVYKGDKAYSASKYQKAVDYYSMGLRRYPEHSKARCNLGNIYVAFENYYAATDEYEQALNYAPDYLACRMDLGIILSERMANYDQAIQEYGKIIESHPFLIHLPFIYNNVTSVKLNKGIAYYNTGLAYRGKSIYMGEKTLASHQYLMMAKDAYMHAKKILKKDYDTHYNLALTNHLLGNYRDAGLEYCRAIEYAPLNYEAHYNLALLLRSMKLYKESLIEFEKAGMILDSSGDTTKTNYIYGVLSEVKQRIINQGDMEYLKERTDFTATEPDKIEYKNGKVIVSKESNKEFMEHLKSCPYQKYFKDM from the coding sequence GTGAATATTATATTCAATTTATTAAAAAAGACAGTTACAAAAGTTGTGCTATTGATAATAGTTTTACTTTTTTTGCTGTCTTTGTTCGTATTTTGGGGATGGTATGAAAAACAATATAATAAAGTTTGGGGATATTATTTCGTTTACAAAGGCGATAAAGCTTATAGTGCCTCAAAATATCAAAAGGCTGTAGACTACTATTCAATGGGGCTTCGGAGGTATCCGGAACATTCAAAGGCAAGATGTAATCTAGGTAATATTTATGTTGCTTTTGAAAACTATTATGCCGCAACTGATGAGTACGAACAGGCTCTTAATTACGCTCCTGATTATCTCGCTTGCAGGATGGATTTAGGGATAATTCTTTCTGAAAGAATGGCAAATTACGACCAAGCTATCCAAGAGTATGGCAAAATCATAGAATCTCACCCTTTTTTGATACATTTACCTTTTATATATAACAACGTAACAAGCGTAAAACTCAATAAGGGTATTGCCTATTATAATACAGGGCTCGCTTATAGAGGCAAATCTATTTATATGGGCGAAAAAACATTAGCTTCCCATCAATATCTTATGATGGCAAAAGATGCTTACATGCATGCTAAAAAAATTCTAAAAAAAGATTATGATACTCACTATAATCTTGCTTTGACAAACCATCTTTTGGGTAACTATCGCGATGCTGGTCTTGAATACTGCAGAGCTATTGAATACGCACCTTTGAATTATGAAGCTCACTATAACCTTGCTTTATTGCTTCGCTCGATGAAACTTTATAAAGAATCTTTGATTGAGTTTGAAAAAGCAGGCATGATTTTGGATTCATCAGGTGATACGACCAAAACTAATTATATATATGGCGTTTTGAGTGAGGTTAAGCAACGCATAATAAATCAAGGCGATATGGAATATTTAAAGGAAAGAACTGACTTCACTGCGACAGAACCTGATAAAATAGAGTATAAAAACGGCAAAGTTATTGTAAGCAAAGAGTCGAATAAAGAATTTATGGAACACTTAAAAAGTTGTCCATATCAAAAATATTTCAAGGATATGTAA
- a CDS encoding GGDEF domain-containing protein — MIEQKSLTQNDIDFLMSVSKALMVEDEPMGIVSVLNKIFKNYFPIKHVNFYLWDETYGRLRDFQKDWVAPTAAQDDEKERIFKTFHKDKKHRFYFNSELVDFKLKLQDYDKVCASLSEEENVIYFPLITRSGAFGVIELLFNKLDETIVFNTNFLDVLNIALMQVSSVILNHILKDQMEISLNFYAAMKDIAKIIESQYELAYIIPLIGEMIDRFISAHLIYIFVKNKEGRYELLWPNACKDREVTALLERINLRTEYIISENHKIGVFPLISENTILGAIVAYSNVDKLIQKEIEYLVQLSKQSSVTLQRANVYAEVLKHATLDALTGLNNRRQFEMRLNQEIATSRRKHNPLCCMMLDVDYFKKVNDTYGHAAGDCVLKAVSGLISREIREYDIASRYGGEEFFVILPQTTLEEASFVAQRLRRAIEEAQMDITEAKVPNTDFLNITVSIGVSDFDGKESPEEFYHNADKALYEAKNRGRNKVVVFNRQDDTQG, encoded by the coding sequence ATGATTGAACAAAAATCACTAACACAAAATGATATAGATTTTTTAATGTCGGTTTCAAAAGCCTTGATGGTTGAAGATGAACCGATGGGAATTGTATCTGTTTTAAATAAAATATTTAAAAATTATTTTCCGATTAAACATGTCAATTTCTATCTTTGGGATGAAACATACGGTAGACTTCGAGATTTTCAAAAAGATTGGGTCGCTCCTACAGCTGCTCAAGATGATGAAAAAGAAAGAATATTTAAGACTTTTCATAAGGATAAAAAGCATAGATTTTATTTTAATTCTGAGCTTGTAGATTTTAAGCTTAAATTGCAAGATTATGACAAGGTGTGTGCTTCTTTATCCGAAGAAGAAAATGTTATTTATTTTCCATTAATAACACGGAGCGGTGCTTTTGGCGTTATTGAACTTTTGTTTAACAAACTTGATGAAACAATTGTTTTTAATACAAATTTCTTAGATGTTCTAAATATTGCTCTAATGCAGGTATCAAGCGTTATTTTGAATCATATTTTAAAAGACCAAATGGAAATAAGTTTGAACTTCTATGCGGCAATGAAGGATATTGCAAAAATCATCGAGAGCCAATATGAGCTAGCGTATATCATTCCGCTAATTGGTGAGATGATAGATAGATTTATCTCTGCTCATTTGATTTATATTTTCGTAAAAAACAAAGAAGGAAGATATGAATTGTTGTGGCCAAACGCCTGCAAAGACAGGGAAGTTACGGCTTTGCTTGAACGAATAAATCTTAGAACAGAATATATAATATCTGAAAACCATAAAATCGGGGTTTTCCCTTTGATTAGTGAAAATACAATTCTCGGTGCAATAGTAGCTTATAGTAATGTAGACAAGCTTATCCAAAAAGAAATTGAATATCTTGTCCAACTATCCAAACAATCAAGCGTTACTCTCCAAAGAGCAAATGTTTACGCAGAAGTCTTGAAACACGCAACTTTGGACGCTTTGACAGGGCTTAACAACAGACGTCAGTTCGAAATGCGTTTAAATCAAGAAATAGCTACCAGCCGAAGAAAACATAATCCTTTGTGTTGTATGATGCTTGATGTCGATTATTTTAAAAAAGTCAATGATACATACGGACATGCAGCAGGCGACTGCGTATTAAAAGCTGTTTCAGGTTTAATATCAAGAGAAATTCGTGAATATGATATTGCTTCAAGGTACGGCGGTGAAGAATTTTTCGTGATTTTGCCTCAAACTACCTTGGAAGAAGCAAGCTTTGTTGCACAAAGACTTCGCCGTGCAATAGAAGAAGCTCAAATGGACATTACTGAGGCAAAAGTTCCGAATACTGATTTTTTGAATATTACAGTAAGCATAGGCGTGAGCGATTTCGACGGAAAAGAGTCGCCCGAAGAATTTTATCACAATGCTGATAAAGCTTTGTATGAAGCTAAAAATCGTGGCAGAAACAAAGTAGTTGTATTCAACAGGCAAGATGATACACAAGGATAG
- a CDS encoding septum formation initiator family protein produces the protein MKNPNLKEQTQVKNQKRKNSIRIKYSFLTLILLICLAQIGIGAFMNITKSINYNGKIKKMNQLKSEAVEENKKLKSELENINSSKSLEAIARNNLKMAGDDEVLVIINRSEAVSQKNANTKKGKPVKQ, from the coding sequence ATGAAAAATCCTAATTTGAAAGAGCAAACTCAAGTGAAAAATCAAAAACGAAAAAATTCAATCAGAATTAAATACTCATTTTTGACTCTTATTTTATTGATTTGTCTTGCACAAATCGGTATCGGTGCATTTATGAATATTACAAAAAGTATCAATTACAACGGCAAAATAAAGAAGATGAACCAGCTTAAAAGTGAAGCAGTTGAAGAAAATAAAAAATTAAAATCAGAATTAGAAAATATTAACTCATCAAAAAGCTTGGAAGCAATTGCCAGAAATAATTTAAAGATGGCAGGTGATGACGAAGTTTTGGTTATTATTAATCGAAGCGAAGCTGTTTCTCAAAAGAATGCCAATACAAAAAAAGGAAAACCCGTTAAACAATAA